The DNA region CGGCCAGGGGACGTCATCTCCACGGGGACCCCCGGCGGCGTCGGCATCTTCCGCGACCCGCCGGAACTGCTCGAACCTGGCGACACGGTCGACGTCGAGATCGAGGGGATCGGGACGCTCACCAACCCGGTGACGGGAGCGTCGGAGTAGCCGGCTCGAACTGCCGTCGGGCGAACCGACGACGGGACCTCGTGTATGGTCGGACCCGAACCCCGCCGACCAGACGGACGGGCCGGTGAGCGACGCGACGGTCGAGTCGGTACTCGTCGGACGGTAGCGAGGGTCGTCCGGCGAGGCCCGACACGAAAGTACACTATATCTTATATTTTGTATATCGTACCAAATTTTTGTTACGTCGTCGGGGAACGAGAGGTGGCGGTATCGATCGGTGGCCGAGTCCCGATCGCCGTCGCTGTCTCGTCGCTTCGATCACCACACGGCGTCCCCGTGACACTCGCAGCCTCGTCTCTCGTCGGCGTTCGCTCCGACGGTCGGGTCGGCCCCGATCCCACCGGGGTCGGCAGCGTGGTTCAGATGGGGTTTCTCGGGCGTGTTACCGTCGATTTCGGCGGTCGGTACAGGAATCGTCCCGTCAGTCGGTGGTCGACGCGGTAGCGATCTCGTGTCCGAGTTATATCCTAATTCGTGATAAGCTACTCGTTTGATAGTTCTGATCGGGAGCATCGAGCTCGGTCGTCGACACGCCGGCCGGGGTGCCGATGGGAAGAACCAAGACCGTGTGGAACCGTCGCACACGTATGTGCCGGGACCGTGCGTGGCCGACGCTCGCGGTCGTCGGACTCTGTCTGGTTCTCGGCGGCTGTCAGGGCGTGTTCGGCCCGGGAGAGCCGACACGGACACGAACCGTGACCCCGGCCCCCGTACCCGCGACGGAGACGCCGACGCCGGAACCGAACGGCCGCGCGCTCGGCGGGGCGTGGCCGGGCCAGTGGCACGAGTTCGATCCCCCGCTGCCGGCGGCCGCGTACCGGGACCTCCGACCGACCTGTGACCGGCCGCCGGCGCTGGCCGTGCGGTTGCAGATCGGTGCGATACTGACGGACGACGGGACGGGAGAGGGGATCGAGACGACGTGGGAGTTCCTCGCGCCCTCCGCCCGCCAGGGTTTCGGGACCGTCTCGACGTACGTCGACACGTTCGAACGCCGGTACCGGCCGCTGCTGGCGGCCGAGTCGGTGACACTCAGACCGCTACAGCGCAACGGAAGCGTCGCGACCCAGCCGCTTCGGGTCCGGACCGACGGGTCCACGGTGACGTACCGGTGGCGCGCCGAGCGCCGGTCGACGGCCGGCGACGACGGGTGTTGGCTGACGACGGAGATACGCGCGGCGTCTGCCTCGGACGCCGGTCTCGGATAGCGTTAAGTCACTGGCTGTGAATCACTACCTATGTCTGGAGAGCGACACGCGGACCGGACGGTCGTCGTCACCGGCGCAGCGAGCGGCATCGGACGCGGTATCGCACGGCGCTTCGGCGCGGAGGGCGCGAACGTCGTCGTCGCGGACCTCCAGCGCGAGCCGAAACAGGGGGCGCGGTACGACAGCGACGTGACGACCCCGACCGACGTCGTCGTCACCGAGGAGACGGCGGGGGACGCGACGTTCGTCGAGACGGACGTCGGCGATCCCGACAGCGTCGAGGCGATGGTCGAGACGGCGGTCGAGACCTACGGCGGCGTCGACGTCCTCGTCAACAACGCCGGCATCCAGATCGTCGGCGACTCCCAGTCGACGACGGTCGAGGAGTGGCAGCGGTCCATCGACGTCGACCTGAGCGGCGCGTTCTACTGCACGAAGTTCGCGGTGCCACACCTCGTCGACAGCGGGGGACAGATCGTCAACATCGGCTCCGTCCGCGGGTTCGAGGGCGGCGGCGGGCCGCCGTACGCCGCGGCGAAGGGCGGCGTGGTCAACATGACGCGGGACCTCGCGATGGAGCTGGGCGAGGACGGCGTCCGGGTCAACTGCGTCAACCCCGGCTACATCGAGACGCCGTTACAGGACATCAACACCGACGAGGACGTGGCCAAGGCCGAGGAGCACACGCTCCTGCCGCGGTTCGGGACTCCCGAGGACATCGGCGACGCCGCGGTGTTCCTCGCCAGCGACGAGGCCTCGTTCATCACCGGCGCGAACCTCGCGGTCGACGGCGGGTGGCTCGCACACAGCGGGCTGTGAGAGCGTCCCAAACAGTTATTCTCGTGCCGGTGCCAGTGGCCCTATGCAGTTCGACTGGATGGTCCAGTGCTACGCGGGCGCTGGCGTACACCGCGACACGCCGATGCTCGAGAGCCTCGACAGGGAGACGGTCCTCCGGGGAGTCGACGCGGCCGTCGACACCGGCCTCGAGGGACTCTGGGCACCCGATCGCCGTGCTCGGTCCGAAGGCCGAGGAGTTCGAGGTGTGGACGCTGTTGAGC from Haloarcula litorea includes:
- a CDS encoding SDR family NAD(P)-dependent oxidoreductase, with the protein product MSGERHADRTVVVTGAASGIGRGIARRFGAEGANVVVADLQREPKQGARYDSDVTTPTDVVVTEETAGDATFVETDVGDPDSVEAMVETAVETYGGVDVLVNNAGIQIVGDSQSTTVEEWQRSIDVDLSGAFYCTKFAVPHLVDSGGQIVNIGSVRGFEGGGGPPYAAAKGGVVNMTRDLAMELGEDGVRVNCVNPGYIETPLQDINTDEDVAKAEEHTLLPRFGTPEDIGDAAVFLASDEASFITGANLAVDGGWLAHSGL